One Erpetoichthys calabaricus chromosome 9, fErpCal1.3, whole genome shotgun sequence genomic region harbors:
- the LOC114656910 gene encoding histone H2AX — protein MSGRGKTGGKARAKAKTRSSRAGLQFPVGRVHRLLRKGNYAERVGAGAPVYLAAVLEYLTAEILELAGNAARDNKKTRIIPRHLQLAVRNDEELNKLLGGVTIAQGGVLPNIQAVLLPKKSGQGTVSTSKSGKKSSQQSQEY, from the coding sequence ATGTCTGGAAGAGGAAAGACCGGTGGTAAAGCCAGGGCTAAGGCCAAGACTCGTTCATCTCGAGCTGGTCTTCAGTTTCCTGTTGGCCGTGTGCATAGACTTTTGAGGAAGGGGAATTACGCCGAACGTGTTGGTGCTGGGGCTCCTGTCTATTTAGCAGCTGTTCTTGAGTATCTGACTGCTGAAATTCTTGAGCTCGCTGGTAATGCGGCCCGGGACAATAAGAAGACTCGTATCATCCCTCGCCATTTGCAGCTTGCTGTTCGTAATGATGAAGAGCTGAATAAGCTGTTGGGCGGTGTCACCATTGCTCAGGGTGGAGTGCTGCCTAATATTCAGGCTGTTCTGTTGCCTAAGAAGAGTGGCCAGGGTACCGTCAGTACCAGCAAGTCGGGCAAGAAGAGCTCCCAGCAATCGCAGGAGTACTAA
- the c2cd2l gene encoding phospholipid transfer protein C2CD2L isoform X3: protein MVLQCQVAVDVVTLTVTVTQQSPAAVSMDTYLVSIAPLQAQLQVCLEETMDEGLLVSWTFSERPLLCLTVKPCLLQREGSDNKVDMDIIRELVEDTIISTQPAMVINLRASVSTSLDQRLHSEWEGRPITTALRIQQLRACNIFGIKDRGQRELCCILELDHPTQQRSTSFQLPTPDLDWNEDFALVVGAKTSELKIRLMERSMLGSAYFLPGLATLALDPSSQWPTGQQVVSLYAAPGERMLGTVSLELLYVDNTEPHEVQTGSSTCKKVELDRTIMPDGTIVTTVTTIQSRPKLDPKLDSPSRVEVTENTTVTSESSKYHSNLRVNRNEYTKGLLLISCLSAGESLQSSSLDPVSETAIRQLTESASKVNKKTPTKRSTLIISGVSKVPIMEEEAVLSIGCAMAMDNTLKEEPGASPGANNQRHESSRESLHFSTSQSGLQEPDETTPSDISERPSVDDMESETGSTGALETRSLKDHKVGFLRSGTKLLFRRRHRQKEPGYSQSHEDVSNVSEGVTGRKKSGSFSRRLIKHFSFRSKTKSKSSANGTAGSNEN, encoded by the exons ATG GTGCTTCAGTGCCAGGTTGCAGTAGATGTGGTAACACTCACGGTGACAGTTACACAGCAATCACCGGCTGCTGTTTCTATGGATACTTATCTTGTTTCCATAGCACCACTGCAGGCTCAG CTGCAAGTTTGTCTAGAGGAGACAATGGACGAGGGTCTATTAGTGTCATGGACATTCTCTGAACGCCCTCTTCTCTGTCTTACTGTCAAGCCATGCCTACTGCAGAGAGAG GGAAGTGATAATAAGGTGGACATGGATATTATCCGTGAGCTGGTGGAGGATACCATCATTAGCACTCAACCTGCAATGGTTATCAACCTAAGAGCCAGTGTGTCCACTTCCCTG GACCAAAGGCTCCACTCTGAATGGGAAGGAAGACCAATCACAACTGCACTGCGCATTCAACAGCTGAGAGCCTGCAACATCTTTGGGATCAAAGACAGGG GCCAAAGAGAGCTGTGCTGCATTCTGGAGCTGGACCACCCTACCCAGCAGAGGAGCACAAGCTTCCAGCTGCCAACGCCAGATCTGGACTGGAACGAGGACTTCGCCCT GGTGGTGGGAGCCAAAACAAGTGAACTCAAGATCAGGCTGATGGAGCGCAGCATGCTGGGATCAGCGT ACTTCTTGCCAGGCCTGGCTACCCTTGCGTTGGATCCCTCGAGCCAATGGCCAACGGGCCAACAAGTTGTATCTTTATATGCTGCACCTGGGGAGAGGATGCTGGGCACTGTGTCCCTGGAG CTTCTATACGTGGACAATACAGAGCCACATGAGGTACAAACTGGCTCCTCTACTTGTAAAAAGGTGGAGCTGGACCGGACCATCATGCCCGACGGCACCATTGTTACCACAGTTACTACCATTCAGTCTCGGCCTAAACTGGACCCAAAGCTAG ATTCACCCTCAAGGGTGGAAGTGACGGAAAACACCACTGTAACGTCAGAAAGCAGTAAGTACCACAGTAACCTGAGGGTGAACAGGAATGAATATACAAAAGGCCTTCTACTCATCTCATGTTTATCTGCAGGTGAAAGCCTGCAGTCCAGTTCCCTCGATCCTGTGTCTGAAACAGCGATCCGCCAGCTGACCGAGTCAGCCAGCAAGGTCAACAAGAAGACGCCCACCAAGAGGAGCACACTGATCATTTCTGGTGTATCCAAG GTGCCCATCATGGAAGAGGAAGCAGTACTTTCTATTGGTTGTGCTATGGCAATGGACAATACCCTGAAAGAAGAGCCTGGTGCATCCCCTGGAGCAAATAACCAACGCCATGAGTCCAGCAGAGAATCTCTGCATTTCAGCACTTCCCAGAGTGGCTTGCAGGAGCCAGATGAGACAACACCTTCTGACATTTCTGAGCGTCCATCTGTAGATGACATGGAGTCCGAGACAGGTTCAACTGGAGCTCTGGAGACACGCAGCCTGAAAGACCACAAAG TGGGCTTCCTTCGGAGTGGCACAAAACTCCTGTTTCGGCGCAGGCATCGGCAAAAAGAGCCAGGGTACAGCCAGTCTCATGAGGATGTATCCAATGTAAGTGAAGGTGTGACTGGACGCAAAAAATCGGGTAGCTTCTCCCGCCGTCTCATCAAGCACTTCTCCTTCCGCTCCAAAACCAAGAGCAAGTCTAGTGCCAATGGGACTGCTGGCAGCAACGAAAACTAA
- the c2cd2l gene encoding phospholipid transfer protein C2CD2L isoform X1 has product MELHAGIWPLLIALFLVSLFTLFTWLLRFSVSMWGRWGRRGDSNGLWGSVLRADGESHLALRELLVSLFSFKSFRENWQRTWVQALNEQACRIGSSIQITFENSLQLPSTAAISQVLSSEQCGHSMVLQCQVAVDVVTLTVTVTQQSPAAVSMDTYLVSIAPLQAQLQVCLEETMDEGLLVSWTFSERPLLCLTVKPCLLQREGSDNKVDMDIIRELVEDTIISTQPAMVINLRASVSTSLDQRLHSEWEGRPITTALRIQQLRACNIFGIKDRGQRELCCILELDHPTQQRSTSFQLPTPDLDWNEDFALVVGAKTSELKIRLMERSMLGSAYFLPGLATLALDPSSQWPTGQQVVSLYAAPGERMLGTVSLELLYVDNTEPHEVQTGSSTCKKVELDRTIMPDGTIVTTVTTIQSRPKLDPKLDSPSRVEVTENTTVTSESSKYHSNLRVNRNEYTKGLLLISCLSAGESLQSSSLDPVSETAIRQLTESASKVNKKTPTKRSTLIISGVSKVPIMEEEAVLSIGCAMAMDNTLKEEPGASPGANNQRHESSRESLHFSTSQSGLQEPDETTPSDISERPSVDDMESETGSTGALETRSLKDHKVGFLRSGTKLLFRRRHRQKEPGYSQSHEDVSNVSEGVTGRKKSGSFSRRLIKHFSFRSKTKSKSSANGTAGSNEN; this is encoded by the exons ATGGAGCTGCACGCCGGGATTTGGCCGCTCCTCATCGCGCTTTTCCTCGTATCTCTATTCACCCTGTTCACCTGGCTGCTCCGCTTTTCTGTCAGCATGTGGGGCCGCTGGGGCAGGCGGGGAGATTCCAATGGGCTGTGGGGGTCTGTGCTGCGAGCGGATGGGGAATCGCACCTTGCTCTAAGGGAGTTGCTCGTATCGCTTTTCTCCTTCAAGTCTTTCCGTGAGAACTGGCAGCGCACTTGGGTTCAAGCGCTCAATGAGCAGGCGTGTCGGATAGGG AGTTCCATTCAGATCACTTTTGAGAACAGTCTGCAACTCCCGTCCACTGCTGCCATCAGCCAAGTGCTTTCCAGTGAGCAGTGTGGCCACAGCATG GTGCTTCAGTGCCAGGTTGCAGTAGATGTGGTAACACTCACGGTGACAGTTACACAGCAATCACCGGCTGCTGTTTCTATGGATACTTATCTTGTTTCCATAGCACCACTGCAGGCTCAG CTGCAAGTTTGTCTAGAGGAGACAATGGACGAGGGTCTATTAGTGTCATGGACATTCTCTGAACGCCCTCTTCTCTGTCTTACTGTCAAGCCATGCCTACTGCAGAGAGAG GGAAGTGATAATAAGGTGGACATGGATATTATCCGTGAGCTGGTGGAGGATACCATCATTAGCACTCAACCTGCAATGGTTATCAACCTAAGAGCCAGTGTGTCCACTTCCCTG GACCAAAGGCTCCACTCTGAATGGGAAGGAAGACCAATCACAACTGCACTGCGCATTCAACAGCTGAGAGCCTGCAACATCTTTGGGATCAAAGACAGGG GCCAAAGAGAGCTGTGCTGCATTCTGGAGCTGGACCACCCTACCCAGCAGAGGAGCACAAGCTTCCAGCTGCCAACGCCAGATCTGGACTGGAACGAGGACTTCGCCCT GGTGGTGGGAGCCAAAACAAGTGAACTCAAGATCAGGCTGATGGAGCGCAGCATGCTGGGATCAGCGT ACTTCTTGCCAGGCCTGGCTACCCTTGCGTTGGATCCCTCGAGCCAATGGCCAACGGGCCAACAAGTTGTATCTTTATATGCTGCACCTGGGGAGAGGATGCTGGGCACTGTGTCCCTGGAG CTTCTATACGTGGACAATACAGAGCCACATGAGGTACAAACTGGCTCCTCTACTTGTAAAAAGGTGGAGCTGGACCGGACCATCATGCCCGACGGCACCATTGTTACCACAGTTACTACCATTCAGTCTCGGCCTAAACTGGACCCAAAGCTAG ATTCACCCTCAAGGGTGGAAGTGACGGAAAACACCACTGTAACGTCAGAAAGCAGTAAGTACCACAGTAACCTGAGGGTGAACAGGAATGAATATACAAAAGGCCTTCTACTCATCTCATGTTTATCTGCAGGTGAAAGCCTGCAGTCCAGTTCCCTCGATCCTGTGTCTGAAACAGCGATCCGCCAGCTGACCGAGTCAGCCAGCAAGGTCAACAAGAAGACGCCCACCAAGAGGAGCACACTGATCATTTCTGGTGTATCCAAG GTGCCCATCATGGAAGAGGAAGCAGTACTTTCTATTGGTTGTGCTATGGCAATGGACAATACCCTGAAAGAAGAGCCTGGTGCATCCCCTGGAGCAAATAACCAACGCCATGAGTCCAGCAGAGAATCTCTGCATTTCAGCACTTCCCAGAGTGGCTTGCAGGAGCCAGATGAGACAACACCTTCTGACATTTCTGAGCGTCCATCTGTAGATGACATGGAGTCCGAGACAGGTTCAACTGGAGCTCTGGAGACACGCAGCCTGAAAGACCACAAAG TGGGCTTCCTTCGGAGTGGCACAAAACTCCTGTTTCGGCGCAGGCATCGGCAAAAAGAGCCAGGGTACAGCCAGTCTCATGAGGATGTATCCAATGTAAGTGAAGGTGTGACTGGACGCAAAAAATCGGGTAGCTTCTCCCGCCGTCTCATCAAGCACTTCTCCTTCCGCTCCAAAACCAAGAGCAAGTCTAGTGCCAATGGGACTGCTGGCAGCAACGAAAACTAA
- the c2cd2l gene encoding phospholipid transfer protein C2CD2L isoform X2: MELHAGIWPLLIALFLVSLFTLFTWLLRFSVSMWGRWGRRGDSNGLWGSVLRADGESHLALRELLVSLFSFKSFRENWQRTWVQALNEQACRIGSSIQITFENSLQLPSTAAISQVLSSEQCGHSMVLQCQVAVDVVTLTVTVTQQSPAAVSMDTYLVSIAPLQAQLQVCLEETMDEGLLVSWTFSERPLLCLTVKPCLLQREGSDNKVDMDIIRELVEDTIISTQPAMVINLRASVSTSLDQRLHSEWEGRPITTALRIQQLRACNIFGIKDRGQRELCCILELDHPTQQRSTSFQLPTPDLDWNEDFALVVGAKTSELKIRLMERSMLGSAYFLPGLATLALDPSSQWPTGQQVVSLYAAPGERMLGTVSLELLYVDNTEPHEVQTGSSTCKKVELDRTIMPDGTIVTTVTTIQSRPKLDPKLDSPSRVEVTENTTVTSESSESLQSSSLDPVSETAIRQLTESASKVNKKTPTKRSTLIISGVSKVPIMEEEAVLSIGCAMAMDNTLKEEPGASPGANNQRHESSRESLHFSTSQSGLQEPDETTPSDISERPSVDDMESETGSTGALETRSLKDHKVGFLRSGTKLLFRRRHRQKEPGYSQSHEDVSNVSEGVTGRKKSGSFSRRLIKHFSFRSKTKSKSSANGTAGSNEN, encoded by the exons ATGGAGCTGCACGCCGGGATTTGGCCGCTCCTCATCGCGCTTTTCCTCGTATCTCTATTCACCCTGTTCACCTGGCTGCTCCGCTTTTCTGTCAGCATGTGGGGCCGCTGGGGCAGGCGGGGAGATTCCAATGGGCTGTGGGGGTCTGTGCTGCGAGCGGATGGGGAATCGCACCTTGCTCTAAGGGAGTTGCTCGTATCGCTTTTCTCCTTCAAGTCTTTCCGTGAGAACTGGCAGCGCACTTGGGTTCAAGCGCTCAATGAGCAGGCGTGTCGGATAGGG AGTTCCATTCAGATCACTTTTGAGAACAGTCTGCAACTCCCGTCCACTGCTGCCATCAGCCAAGTGCTTTCCAGTGAGCAGTGTGGCCACAGCATG GTGCTTCAGTGCCAGGTTGCAGTAGATGTGGTAACACTCACGGTGACAGTTACACAGCAATCACCGGCTGCTGTTTCTATGGATACTTATCTTGTTTCCATAGCACCACTGCAGGCTCAG CTGCAAGTTTGTCTAGAGGAGACAATGGACGAGGGTCTATTAGTGTCATGGACATTCTCTGAACGCCCTCTTCTCTGTCTTACTGTCAAGCCATGCCTACTGCAGAGAGAG GGAAGTGATAATAAGGTGGACATGGATATTATCCGTGAGCTGGTGGAGGATACCATCATTAGCACTCAACCTGCAATGGTTATCAACCTAAGAGCCAGTGTGTCCACTTCCCTG GACCAAAGGCTCCACTCTGAATGGGAAGGAAGACCAATCACAACTGCACTGCGCATTCAACAGCTGAGAGCCTGCAACATCTTTGGGATCAAAGACAGGG GCCAAAGAGAGCTGTGCTGCATTCTGGAGCTGGACCACCCTACCCAGCAGAGGAGCACAAGCTTCCAGCTGCCAACGCCAGATCTGGACTGGAACGAGGACTTCGCCCT GGTGGTGGGAGCCAAAACAAGTGAACTCAAGATCAGGCTGATGGAGCGCAGCATGCTGGGATCAGCGT ACTTCTTGCCAGGCCTGGCTACCCTTGCGTTGGATCCCTCGAGCCAATGGCCAACGGGCCAACAAGTTGTATCTTTATATGCTGCACCTGGGGAGAGGATGCTGGGCACTGTGTCCCTGGAG CTTCTATACGTGGACAATACAGAGCCACATGAGGTACAAACTGGCTCCTCTACTTGTAAAAAGGTGGAGCTGGACCGGACCATCATGCCCGACGGCACCATTGTTACCACAGTTACTACCATTCAGTCTCGGCCTAAACTGGACCCAAAGCTAG ATTCACCCTCAAGGGTGGAAGTGACGGAAAACACCACTGTAACGTCAGAAAGCA GTGAAAGCCTGCAGTCCAGTTCCCTCGATCCTGTGTCTGAAACAGCGATCCGCCAGCTGACCGAGTCAGCCAGCAAGGTCAACAAGAAGACGCCCACCAAGAGGAGCACACTGATCATTTCTGGTGTATCCAAG GTGCCCATCATGGAAGAGGAAGCAGTACTTTCTATTGGTTGTGCTATGGCAATGGACAATACCCTGAAAGAAGAGCCTGGTGCATCCCCTGGAGCAAATAACCAACGCCATGAGTCCAGCAGAGAATCTCTGCATTTCAGCACTTCCCAGAGTGGCTTGCAGGAGCCAGATGAGACAACACCTTCTGACATTTCTGAGCGTCCATCTGTAGATGACATGGAGTCCGAGACAGGTTCAACTGGAGCTCTGGAGACACGCAGCCTGAAAGACCACAAAG TGGGCTTCCTTCGGAGTGGCACAAAACTCCTGTTTCGGCGCAGGCATCGGCAAAAAGAGCCAGGGTACAGCCAGTCTCATGAGGATGTATCCAATGTAAGTGAAGGTGTGACTGGACGCAAAAAATCGGGTAGCTTCTCCCGCCGTCTCATCAAGCACTTCTCCTTCCGCTCCAAAACCAAGAGCAAGTCTAGTGCCAATGGGACTGCTGGCAGCAACGAAAACTAA